A single region of the Anabaena sphaerica FACHB-251 genome encodes:
- a CDS encoding transglutaminase TgpA family protein produces MLNLSRMKRFLRLPAGDYWRQNRQRSSSAEVEDSISLRVLVLGLVILGTVATDIASETTFSLWAVPLSTVGTIWSYYRRRNANIPVKFCIAIGMLVALGAFFGRFVGEWNDTRLNLAQLLIELQVLHSYDTPRRKDLGYSIVIGLILLGVAATLSQTMGFAPVLLLFLGVALPTLVLDYRSRLGLKPLKKEKFTKKNFVSANFKVLIVNFLVILGLGLGIFAILPRFPGYQLRSFPVSTPIELKGNFTGRSIINPGYVREGNGDGNGDGNGTGQGRSGEPGKVDNNFYYGFNSEMNQNLRGEMKPKVVMRVRSQAEGFWRVLAFDNYTGKGWKISRNDEVTTLRRSSWSYRISLDLPLIKNPTKEVVQTYNVVSDLPNLIPTLSYPKEIYFPGPVIAVDREGGLRSPVQLSEGMTYTVVSEVPYRDRTLLGKAGTKYPPEIKNYYLQIPPEIADKVRQKTEEILANYNRERVSRTEDSRTLNSAYEKALYLAQYLKQNYSIPENPLGLPFLDPKDDLVEAFLFKHQGGYPDHFSTVLTVMLRSIGIPARLVAGFAPGEFNPFTGMYIVRNTDAYAMTEVYFPKYGWFAFDPIPNHPLIPPSIEEDRTFSVLRQFWNWVAGWLPSPVTGLLNGIFGTLFTWFFRAIAWFFALFSQGWLGIFTGLIVGTTTAFFGWLGWVQWRKWLNRRWLKKLPPMESLYQQMLQWTAEKGLAKHQAQTPLEYAQVSYNQHPRETAQVIDEICQAYVSWRYGGHTPNWQELQQRWQTIKKVPLTQQRKE; encoded by the coding sequence ATGCTAAATTTATCCAGGATGAAACGGTTTTTGCGCTTACCCGCAGGTGATTACTGGCGACAAAATAGACAGAGGTCGTCTTCAGCAGAAGTGGAAGATTCAATCTCCTTGCGGGTGCTGGTGCTAGGGCTGGTAATTTTAGGAACTGTGGCGACGGATATTGCATCGGAGACTACCTTTAGTCTTTGGGCAGTACCTCTGAGTACAGTGGGTACCATTTGGAGTTATTACCGTCGCCGCAATGCTAATATTCCAGTTAAGTTCTGTATTGCCATAGGAATGTTAGTAGCCCTGGGTGCTTTCTTTGGGCGGTTTGTGGGCGAGTGGAATGATACACGACTGAATTTGGCACAATTATTGATTGAGCTTCAGGTACTGCACAGTTATGATACGCCCAGGCGTAAGGATTTGGGTTATTCGATTGTCATCGGCTTGATACTTTTAGGAGTGGCGGCAACATTAAGTCAAACTATGGGGTTTGCACCTGTGTTGCTGTTATTTTTGGGTGTGGCTTTGCCAACTTTAGTCTTAGACTATCGCTCACGTTTGGGTTTGAAACCATTAAAAAAAGAAAAATTTACCAAAAAGAATTTTGTTAGTGCTAATTTTAAAGTTTTAATTGTCAATTTTTTGGTAATTTTAGGGCTGGGACTGGGAATTTTTGCTATTTTGCCCCGCTTTCCTGGTTATCAACTACGTTCTTTTCCTGTCAGTACGCCGATTGAGTTAAAGGGCAATTTTACAGGACGCAGTATCATTAATCCGGGTTATGTCCGCGAAGGTAATGGTGATGGTAATGGTGATGGTAATGGTACGGGACAGGGAAGAAGTGGTGAACCTGGAAAGGTAGATAATAATTTCTATTACGGTTTTAATAGCGAAATGAACCAAAATCTGCGGGGGGAAATGAAACCCAAGGTGGTCATGCGGGTAAGATCCCAAGCAGAAGGTTTTTGGCGAGTTTTGGCTTTTGACAACTACACAGGTAAGGGATGGAAAATTTCTCGTAATGATGAAGTTACTACCTTGAGGCGCTCATCTTGGTCTTACAGAATTTCCCTTGATCTGCCACTGATTAAAAATCCTACGAAAGAAGTAGTACAAACTTATAATGTGGTATCAGATTTGCCTAATTTGATACCCACTTTGTCTTATCCGAAGGAAATATACTTTCCCGGTCCTGTGATTGCGGTTGATCGGGAAGGGGGTTTGCGATCGCCTGTGCAGTTATCAGAAGGGATGACTTACACGGTAGTTTCAGAAGTTCCCTACCGCGATCGCACTTTGTTGGGTAAAGCTGGGACTAAATACCCACCGGAAATTAAAAATTATTACCTGCAAATCCCGCCAGAAATTGCCGATAAAGTCCGGCAAAAAACGGAAGAAATTCTGGCTAACTATAATCGTGAACGGGTTTCTCGAACTGAAGATAGCAGAACTCTCAATTCAGCTTATGAAAAAGCACTTTACCTAGCTCAGTATCTCAAGCAAAATTACTCTATTCCAGAAAATCCTCTAGGATTACCTTTTTTAGATCCAAAAGATGATTTGGTAGAAGCCTTCTTATTTAAACATCAAGGCGGCTATCCAGACCATTTTTCTACTGTTCTCACAGTGATGTTGCGTTCTATTGGTATTCCTGCGCGGTTGGTAGCTGGGTTTGCACCGGGAGAATTTAATCCGTTTACGGGGATGTATATTGTTCGGAACACGGATGCTTATGCTATGACGGAAGTGTATTTCCCTAAATATGGCTGGTTTGCCTTTGATCCTATTCCTAATCATCCTTTAATTCCGCCTTCGATTGAAGAAGATCGGACTTTTAGTGTATTACGTCAGTTTTGGAACTGGGTGGCTGGTTGGCTACCGTCTCCAGTAACTGGTTTGCTTAACGGTATATTCGGAACATTATTTACCTGGTTTTTTAGAGCGATCGCTTGGTTCTTTGCTTTATTTTCCCAAGGCTGGTTAGGAATTTTCACTGGTTTAATTGTTGGTACAACAACAGCTTTCTTTGGTTGGTTGGGTTGGGTACAGTGGCGAAAATGGCTCAACCGTAGGTGGTTGAAGAAATTACCACCAATGGAAAGCCTTTATCAACAAATGCTGCAATGGACAGCCGAGAAGGGTTTGGCTAAACATCAAGCACAGACACCCCTGGAATACGCCCAAGTGTCATACAACCAACATCCCAGAGAAACGGCTCAAGTCATCGATGAAATTTGTCAAGCTTATGTGAGTTGGCGTTATGGTGGTCATACTCCCAACTGGCAAGAATTACAGCAAAGATGGCAAACCATTAAAAAAGTCCCTCTTACTCAACAACGCAAAGAATAA
- the remA gene encoding extracellular matrix/biofilm regulator RemA, translating into MDIQLINIGFGNIVSANRVVAIVSPESAPIKRIITDARDRGQLVDATYGRRTRAVIITDSSHVILSAIQPETVANRFVISRDHQTADN; encoded by the coding sequence ATGGATATTCAGTTAATCAACATCGGTTTTGGCAACATCGTTTCCGCCAATCGAGTAGTTGCCATTGTCAGTCCAGAATCTGCCCCCATTAAGCGCATCATTACCGATGCTAGGGATAGAGGACAACTGGTTGACGCTACCTATGGCCGTCGGACTAGGGCTGTAATTATCACTGATTCCAGTCATGTTATATTATCAGCGATTCAGCCGGAAACGGTAGCAAATCGCTTTGTCATTTCCCGTGACCATCAGACTGCGGATAATTAA
- the gmk gene encoding guanylate kinase: protein MMQVLPIHSGATTQESPSLGKLIVLTGPSGVGKGTLMQKLLQRHPELYYSVSVTTRSPRTGEINGKNYYFISLNKFEQLVAQGEFLEWAEFAGNYYGTPRADVLDQIESGKLVVLEIELEGARQIRASYPNALSIFILPPSFSELEKRIRGRGQDSEEAIARRLSRAQEEIKAADEFDIQIVNDDFETALNQIETVLFG from the coding sequence ATAATGCAAGTTTTACCCATTCATAGTGGTGCTACTACTCAAGAAAGCCCGTCTCTGGGCAAGCTGATTGTTTTGACTGGTCCTAGTGGAGTCGGCAAAGGTACTTTGATGCAAAAGCTCCTCCAGCGTCATCCAGAACTTTATTATTCAGTATCTGTCACGACTCGTTCCCCACGGACAGGAGAAATTAATGGCAAAAATTATTATTTTATCTCCCTTAACAAGTTTGAACAATTAGTTGCTCAGGGGGAATTCTTAGAATGGGCAGAATTTGCTGGTAACTATTACGGTACTCCCCGTGCAGATGTGCTTGACCAAATTGAGTCTGGCAAATTGGTGGTGCTAGAAATTGAACTAGAAGGGGCAAGACAAATTCGCGCTTCCTACCCTAACGCCCTGAGCATTTTTATTTTGCCACCGTCATTTTCAGAATTGGAGAAACGGATACGCGGACGAGGACAAGATTCTGAAGAAGCGATCGCTCGTCGTCTGTCTCGCGCCCAAGAGGAAATTAAAGCCGCAGATGAATTTGATATTCAAATCGTCAATGACGATTTTGAGACTGCTTTAAATCAAATTGAAACGGTCTTATTTGGATAA